In Brevinematales bacterium, the following are encoded in one genomic region:
- a CDS encoding GGDEF domain-containing protein, whose protein sequence is MKKNITDIDKKSLFSAMMFKNPVIRRFIPIFIPLFIATLAIFAFLYYNSKNYISTNMEISEKHLTDKIKDVVALRIKDIIDDTFIIGNLPYVRDFLTGKTFPGSGSLQLKRSLKIFAGIKKSYEQIRLIGLDGMEKIRVQLIDNNPVILPDIQLQYKGDRYYYSNTVKLNDQQVYLSMMDLNIENKVIEIPYNPMLRTGIPVFNEKNLLVGIAVVNYRANDLLDMIGMEKERAKDTRGKILFLNKNGYWIIGPTHDVEWGFMFADKTNNNIMKVFPSEWKKMLDEKTGQFYSPNGLFSFTTIDHSDTLGDLVVSENGEWIVLSWVSPETLNNMYSPLRLLYILLTSFSVILLAWISYRLAVMGYDQKLVRQELEIAAITDPLTGLYNRRAFIDKANLELARVRRYKTKFSLVLADIDHFKTINDSFGHSTGDDVLRKVSTAIQAGLRRTDIVCRWGGEEFIVLLPDANLKNAALFASRLRQYLRELDIRNNGQRLKVTMSYGIAYCDGTKDLDECTRIADEGLYFAKSMGRDQVRSIQAPKDEDKKGGKKRSAAKGESGDIKE, encoded by the coding sequence ATGAAAAAAAACATCACGGATATAGATAAAAAAAGCCTATTCAGCGCAATGATGTTTAAAAACCCTGTAATCCGCAGGTTTATCCCTATTTTTATTCCATTATTCATTGCCACTCTGGCTATTTTCGCTTTTCTATACTATAACTCTAAAAACTATATCTCGACAAACATGGAAATCAGCGAGAAGCATCTGACTGACAAGATAAAAGATGTTGTGGCGCTGAGAATAAAAGATATTATCGACGATACATTTATCATCGGCAATCTTCCTTATGTCAGGGACTTTCTGACCGGGAAGACTTTTCCGGGTTCCGGGTCTCTGCAATTAAAAAGAAGCCTGAAAATCTTTGCCGGCATAAAAAAATCATACGAACAGATCCGGCTGATCGGATTGGACGGGATGGAAAAAATCAGGGTGCAGTTGATCGATAATAATCCGGTTATCCTTCCCGATATTCAACTCCAGTATAAGGGAGACCGCTATTATTATAGTAATACTGTGAAACTCAACGATCAGCAGGTTTATCTTTCAATGATGGACCTAAATATTGAAAATAAAGTGATCGAAATCCCCTATAATCCCATGCTTCGTACCGGAATCCCGGTGTTTAATGAGAAAAATCTGCTCGTCGGAATAGCAGTGGTCAATTACCGGGCGAATGATCTTCTCGATATGATCGGGATGGAAAAGGAGCGCGCGAAGGATACCCGCGGAAAGATACTGTTTCTCAATAAGAACGGATACTGGATTATCGGGCCGACCCACGACGTCGAATGGGGATTTATGTTCGCCGATAAAACCAACAATAATATTATGAAAGTTTTTCCATCGGAATGGAAAAAAATGCTAGATGAAAAAACCGGCCAATTTTACTCCCCCAACGGATTATTCTCATTCACGACTATCGATCATTCGGATACGTTGGGCGATCTGGTGGTATCCGAGAACGGCGAATGGATCGTGTTATCATGGGTATCGCCGGAAACATTAAACAATATGTACAGCCCGCTGCGGTTATTATATATCCTGCTGACTTCTTTCAGTGTGATACTACTGGCATGGATATCTTACCGGCTCGCGGTAATGGGATACGATCAGAAACTGGTGCGTCAGGAACTGGAAATCGCGGCGATCACCGATCCGTTGACGGGACTGTATAACCGGCGGGCGTTTATCGATAAGGCCAATCTGGAGCTTGCCAGGGTGCGCCGCTATAAAACAAAGTTCTCGCTCGTGCTCGCGGATATCGACCACTTTAAAACGATTAACGACAGTTTCGGGCATTCCACGGGCGACGACGTGTTACGCAAGGTCTCGACCGCGATTCAGGCCGGGCTTCGCCGTACCGATATTGTTTGCCGATGGGGCGGCGAGGAATTTATCGTCCTCCTTCCCGACGCCAACCTCAAGAACGCCGCACTCTTCGCGAGCCGTCTCCGCCAGTACCTCCGCGAACTGGATATCCGTAATAACGGGCAGCGCCTGAAAGTGACCATGAGTTACGGGATTGCGTACTGCGACGGTACTAAGGACCTTGACGAATGCACGCGTATTGCCGACGAGGGATTATACTTCGCGAAAAGTATGGGACGCGATC